GTCAGGCGCTGGCGTCATGGTCGTCCGCACGCGCAGTGTCAGTCGGGCAGGATGCTCACGGTGCGATTGGACGCGAACTCCACCACGCCGTCCGCCTTGGCGAACAGCGTGTAGTCCCGCCCGACGCCGACGTTGCGTCCGGGGTGGAACTTCGTGCCCCGCTGCCGCACCAGGATGGTGCCGGCGCGGACGCGCTGGCCGCCGTACCGCTTCACGCCGAGGGAGCTGGCGTTGCTCTCGCGCCCATTGCGTGAGGAGCCCTGTCCCTTCTTATGTGCCATGATGTTACCTCATCTGTGCGACCCGATCGGCCCGCCGAGGGTTATTCGGGATGTATCTCGCGGATCAGCACGCGCGTGTACTGCTGCCGGTGCCCCATCTTCGCCTGCCGGTTCTTGGTGGCCTGGTGGCGCATCATGGTGAGCTTGGGGCCCTTTTCGTGGCGGACGACCTCCGCCAGGACCCGCGCGCCGGGCACCTGCGGGGTGCCGATGCACGGCTCGCCGTCGCCGCCGACGGCCAGAACGCGGTCGAACTGCACCAGCTCGCCTTCCTCGGCGCGCATCAGGTCGACCAGGACCTCGTCACCGGTCTGCACCTTGAACTGCTTGCCCTTGTGGTCTATGACTGCGTACATGCGTATGGTCTCGGACGGAGGATGCTTGAAACGCCAGCCACGTATTCT
This is a stretch of genomic DNA from Candidatus Brocadiaceae bacterium. It encodes these proteins:
- the rpmA gene encoding 50S ribosomal protein L27; this translates as MAHKKGQGSSRNGRESNASSLGVKRYGGQRVRAGTILVRQRGTKFHPGRNVGVGRDYTLFAKADGVVEFASNRTVSILPD
- the rplU gene encoding 50S ribosomal protein L21, encoding MYAVIDHKGKQFKVQTGDEVLVDLMRAEEGELVQFDRVLAVGGDGEPCIGTPQVPGARVLAEVVRHEKGPKLTMMRHQATKNRQAKMGHRQQYTRVLIREIHPE